The window CTCAAGTGTTTAAGTGCCCTTTTTGTATAACCCTCTCTTAGTATCAAAAATAGTTGAGAGCTCTCgccaaattattattcattcttTCAAATTACTAAACCATTAATTCACTTTGATGTGTCATAGTTGGCACGTTTCAAACGGAGAGATTTGCTGCGAGGTTCAGGAGCAACATGCAGCAGACCTGGTGTCCTTTCTACGCTTAGAGAGTGACCTCTCTCACGTACTAAGATTGGGTGACTGAGTAATAGCATGGAAGTGTCGTGAGGCGAACTTATTTGCGCATCGCTATACGCTGACGCGTCGCAAACGCGTGCCATTTCACTCCTCAACTCCGAAGCGTCAGTGGACGTAAGATCGTCCGATTCTGTCTCATCTTCGTCATCATCATCCAGGACTCtgaaattaaatagtaattagatgaacattaaaaataaagtaaacattcGCTTTGCAGGTtgcgtataatattattagtaaatataccGTTTACGTAATAATATGTCTtagttgaaagaaaataattcattCCTCATACAGATACAAAGTGTTACAAATTGCCATTGCTAAAAATTAATGCTGCGTTTCATTCGCTAACAAATGCTTTCGCATAGCACATACCCCGCAAAAGTACTGACCTTGCTTCGATTTTGTGGATTCTTTGCTTTATTTTCACTTGTTCCTCTCCGACATCTGACAAGAGCCCTTGCAATCGGTTGTTAAGTATTTCCATTGTACTTTCTAACTTGTGTACGGTATCTTCTAAGCTTTGTTGAGTAGTTTGTGCACTTTCAAATATTGACTCGTCCAGCAGTCCGTCCTAAAAAAaggcattattataatttatatatattgcaGTTTTCAGACTTATATTTTTacactgattttttttaattccgacCTTTCTCAGTAGTTGACAGCCACGTTCAGTGAGTGTAGCCCTTGCGTCTGGATAGTCGCCTAGTGCTTCCCAAAGGTCTCGTTTTGCCAAGCAAAACAAATCAGAGTAGCCGAGAGCACGTACGTTGGCGGTTCGTCGGTTGCCTGTACGATTACCAGCAATTTCTAAAACGCTGACTTCGCCAAACACAGAGCCAGCACTCAATGTAGCTAAAACTGTTTTTCCATCGTCTGCTACAACTTGCAATCTTCCTCTTTTAACGATGTACATTTCTTTACCGACATCTCCCTTCCGGCAAATATAATCTCCTGGACTGAATACTTGCAGTCTTAACTTGAGCACTAAAGCTTCCAATAATCCTGGCTCGCAATCTTGAAATATTCTCACTTTACGTAACGTATCCAAGTGAACCCGAATAGCAATTTCCGCTTTCAATTTATCCGGTAATGATGACAATACATTTTCTTCGTCCAGCGCGCCGCTTTGAGCCCAAGTGTACGCGAACCATCGTATCACTCTTGCTTCCAGTTCACCGCTTACTTTTCTGAACGCCATGTATTGTTTAACTCCAtccattttgttttgaaattcgaCACGCGCTACGTTCATGTTGGATATCATTGAACCGATATTACCCACGATCGTGGCGAAAATTAGAACTCCGGCCAAAAAGTCAGCGACGACGAACAAGTATTCGGCGTCGATTTCCGGCTGCGGTGTTTCTCCGATGGTAGTGAGCGTCAAAGTAGACCAGTAAAAGCTGTAAATGTACTGATGTGCGAGTGACTCATTACGAGAGCCCGTTAAGTTGTAAACCCAGTTATCAGTACCAAAACCAATAGCATAGCTGATGGCGAAATATAGACAGGCATTCCAGTGGATCAGGACAAGAATCGCCATTACGACCTGCAAACTTCACACaatgaatattatgttacacaaaaaaatacatcaacagCGAA of the Manduca sexta isolate Smith_Timp_Sample1 chromosome 27, JHU_Msex_v1.0, whole genome shotgun sequence genome contains:
- the LOC115450846 gene encoding cyclic nucleotide-gated cation channel subunit A, whose protein sequence is MSPVYAIHKIGLNSMGPAVSEVNTRTGWVRRQLSRVARSLRYRISGEGRTKPPDWFLDKFAAQTFTDPEEPLYQAKRSKWLCGLKLAFDPTLPAHYHWLAVVSLAILYNVVFVIGRAVFWDLDNLTSIWYFLDYLCDAIYLVDTIIHIHEGYLEQGLMVKDAKVLRRHYLKSDSWRYDMISLLPTDIAYYWWRPGSCDDKRLPCPVIVRLNRLFRLPRMWEWFDRTETATSYPNAFRICKVVMAILVLIHWNACLYFAISYAIGFGTDNWVYNLTGSRNESLAHQYIYSFYWSTLTLTTIGETPQPEIDAEYLFVVADFLAGVLIFATIVGNIGSMISNMNVARVEFQNKMDGVKQYMAFRKVSGELEARVIRWFAYTWAQSGALDEENVLSSLPDKLKAEIAIRVHLDTLRKVRIFQDCEPGLLEALVLKLRLQVFSPGDYICRKGDVGKEMYIVKRGRLQVVADDGKTVLATLSAGSVFGEVSVLEIAGNRTGNRRTANVRALGYSDLFCLAKRDLWEALGDYPDARATLTERGCQLLRKDGLLDESIFESAQTTQQSLEDTVHKLESTMEILNNRLQGLLSDVGEEQVKIKQRIHKIEARVLDDDDEDETESDDLTSTDASELRSEMARVCDASAYSDAQISSPHDTSMLLLSHPILVRERGHSLSVERTPGLLHVAPEPRSKSLRLKRANYDTSK